One region of Planktothrix sp. FACHB-1365 genomic DNA includes:
- a CDS encoding tetratricopeptide repeat protein, with product MSVSYFETANQQLRTSQFEQPIQTYEQAIQDNPTSAWSYYYLGEALSQQGDIQKAIAAYQKAIDLNPNSPWFYDRLGSVLTQQGNYSEAITCFHKALDQDPSFHEFYTNLGVALTQQGNFTEAVTQFQKALALKPNNGETHYYLAQAFAQQHQWQDALSAYHQALQINPYWPECYLGLGVIQEQLDQADEAVSNYRRACQLNPNLTEAYQRLQDILNSQEQWQELINLCRRRCHVNSNSAEAHYDLGSALVQQQEWEEATVVLHRACELNPNFADAYQQLGKALAAQNQWQEAVTIYRRCVELNPDSIQNQQSLAQALVQVHHLEEAITVYRQACDLGTASAELYEQLAQALAQFYQWEEGISAYRQALELNPENQSNIEFGLQQLLGKQRQFEEAIAQYRRNQEFIPDSFESYQNLGQSLRQQGNIENALVALRRACVLNPGSPIAYHLLGHTFAMFQKWDEAISCYRRACEIYDQSPDIHLHWAEALEQKGNYQDALVYFQKAINLRPDFDLAYEGISRVISKKNNVNLDPLSRYGEMLQNSPNNPEIYQELGQQLHRQGYLKEAIDCYQKGIEQQGEPIHLWFYRNLGEALISYQCTDAPWRVCTSHH from the coding sequence ATGAGTGTTAGCTATTTTGAGACCGCCAATCAACAGTTACGGACAAGTCAGTTTGAACAGCCAATTCAAACCTATGAACAAGCGATACAGGACAATCCGACATCCGCTTGGAGTTACTATTATTTAGGGGAAGCCCTTAGTCAACAGGGAGATATCCAAAAGGCGATCGCAGCTTACCAAAAAGCCATTGATCTCAACCCCAATTCCCCTTGGTTTTATGACCGCTTAGGCAGTGTGTTGACTCAGCAGGGTAATTATAGCGAAGCAATCACTTGTTTCCACAAAGCCCTCGACCAAGATCCGAGCTTTCATGAATTTTACACGAATTTAGGCGTTGCCTTAACCCAACAAGGCAATTTTACAGAAGCGGTTACTCAATTTCAGAAGGCGTTAGCGCTTAAACCCAACAACGGGGAAACCCACTATTATTTAGCACAAGCTTTTGCTCAACAACATCAATGGCAAGATGCTCTTTCTGCCTATCATCAAGCGTTACAAATTAATCCTTATTGGCCGGAGTGTTATTTGGGTTTAGGTGTGATTCAAGAACAACTAGATCAAGCCGATGAAGCCGTGAGTAACTATCGTCGTGCTTGTCAACTGAATCCGAATTTAACCGAAGCTTATCAGCGATTGCAAGATATTTTAAACAGTCAAGAACAATGGCAAGAACTCATTAATCTTTGTCGTCGCCGTTGTCACGTTAATTCTAACTCGGCGGAAGCTCATTATGATTTAGGCTCGGCATTAGTTCAACAGCAAGAATGGGAAGAAGCAACAGTTGTTTTGCATCGCGCTTGTGAATTGAATCCTAATTTTGCAGACGCTTATCAACAGTTAGGAAAAGCGTTAGCTGCACAAAATCAATGGCAAGAAGCCGTAACAATTTATCGTCGTTGTGTTGAACTGAATCCTGATTCTATTCAAAATCAACAAAGTTTAGCTCAAGCACTGGTTCAAGTTCATCATTTAGAAGAAGCGATTACCGTTTATCGTCAAGCTTGTGATTTAGGAACTGCCTCAGCCGAATTATATGAGCAATTAGCACAAGCTTTAGCCCAATTTTATCAATGGGAAGAAGGGATTTCTGCCTATCGTCAAGCCTTAGAACTGAATCCAGAAAATCAGAGCAACATTGAGTTTGGGTTACAACAACTTTTAGGCAAACAACGCCAATTTGAAGAAGCGATCGCTCAATATCGTCGGAATCAAGAGTTTATTCCTGATTCCTTTGAATCTTATCAAAATTTAGGACAATCTCTCCGACAACAAGGCAACATTGAAAATGCGTTAGTTGCTTTACGTCGCGCTTGTGTTCTTAACCCTGGATCTCCCATTGCTTATCATCTTTTAGGTCATACCTTTGCTATGTTTCAAAAGTGGGATGAAGCGATTAGTTGTTATCGTCGCGCTTGTGAGATTTATGACCAATCACCCGATATTCATTTACACTGGGCAGAAGCCTTAGAACAAAAAGGAAATTATCAAGATGCCCTTGTTTATTTCCAAAAAGCCATTAACCTCAGACCGGATTTTGATCTCGCTTATGAAGGGATTAGCCGTGTAATTTCAAAAAAAAACAACGTTAATTTAGATCCCCTCTCCCGATATGGAGAGATGTTACAAAATAGTCCCAATAATCCTGAGATTTATCAGGAGTTGGGACAACAATTACATCGTCAAGGCTATTTGAAAGAAGCGATTGATTGTTATCAAAAAGGAATAGAACAACAAGGAGAACCGATTCATTTATGGTTTTATCGGAATTTGGGAGAAGCATTAATCAGTTATCAGTGTACAGACGCGCCATGGCGCGTCTGTACCAGTCATCATTGA
- a CDS encoding sulfotransferase, with the protein MPKQNPEQTVFIITGMHRSGSSLTASILQSAGVHIGRRLMKSTEFNQKGYFENLDFFEFHLDAFRSQGVNIDGWTLQDNLEIEDQFIDRAKELIEQNALSAVWGWKEPRTTLFLEFWAKLLPEAKFLLIFRSPWEVADSLYRRQDEIFQTQPELAIKYWQYYNQKILNFYNQEQHRCLLTNLHTIIQNQTAYIDTINQKFNVELSYPAPTAYEPSLLKTEISSNSQKPTLIDYYFPEAIELYQELEGRAWHPEQTPDFSWQDLLKPSLYRSWAFQDWANGRRLEQENKSLKAQLQDQQAEVQEAQLIKTELEQTKTQLKTAENLLDQSQFQLHETETVLEKSQAQLTETETALEKSQAQLTETETVLEKSQAQLTETETVLEKSQTQLQRTESVLQQSHTQLNQTRTELETAKTQLSQAQFDVMRYQSQLHQTQEELEYYELNWPQVQDDLTRYKTQLGESEAKIYEAEALLSQLMMQLQQTQKREERFQIQLHQTVKELEEKTTQLHQEQAALQQATNQVKQLKRDLKRSNSQLYQVQGELDLYHSQLEQSVSQLEIVQTELTQTQSQFQEVQQELEQQKTYIQELETSVEQLEQAQAQLTQTQSQFQEVQQELEQQKTYIQELETSVEQLEQAQAQLTQTQSQFQEVQQELEQQKTYIQELETSVEQLEQAQAQLTQTQSQYQQTKRDLKQKQAQIHQLQTELKRSQAQLHELQVELAQSQAQLEQMQERQRLEQTMAEDPKPESEINYNLLIWDAWNAYRNGKLPLMKQHLQQALKLTKTSPSETILTWLETFSKLSLAQGFELDSHGLTHSEEWQQLMRQMMVKKPMPLPLIKPYLSTPEQPESEPIALSGAENPNLN; encoded by the coding sequence ATGCCCAAGCAAAACCCAGAACAAACTGTTTTCATTATCACCGGAATGCACCGTTCAGGATCTTCCTTAACCGCATCAATTCTTCAGAGCGCAGGGGTTCATATTGGTCGTCGCTTAATGAAAAGTACCGAGTTTAATCAAAAAGGATATTTTGAAAATTTAGATTTTTTTGAATTTCATTTAGATGCCTTTCGTTCACAAGGCGTTAATATTGATGGTTGGACACTTCAAGATAACTTAGAGATAGAAGATCAATTCATTGACCGAGCTAAAGAACTCATCGAACAAAATGCTTTAAGTGCTGTCTGGGGATGGAAAGAACCTAGAACTACTCTATTTTTAGAGTTTTGGGCAAAACTGTTACCCGAAGCCAAATTTTTATTGATTTTTCGTTCTCCTTGGGAAGTGGCAGATTCCCTGTATCGGCGACAAGATGAAATCTTTCAAACTCAGCCGGAATTAGCCATCAAATATTGGCAGTATTATAATCAAAAAATCCTGAATTTTTATAATCAAGAGCAACATCGTTGTCTCCTAACCAATCTACACACAATTATTCAAAACCAAACTGCCTATATTGATACTATTAATCAAAAGTTTAACGTTGAGTTAAGTTATCCAGCACCCACTGCTTACGAGCCTTCTTTATTAAAAACTGAGATTTCTTCAAACAGTCAGAAACCGACTTTAATTGACTATTATTTTCCTGAAGCCATTGAACTATATCAGGAACTTGAAGGGAGAGCATGGCATCCTGAACAAACACCAGACTTTTCTTGGCAAGACTTATTAAAACCATCTCTGTATCGCTCTTGGGCCTTTCAAGATTGGGCGAATGGGCGTCGATTAGAACAGGAAAATAAATCCTTAAAAGCTCAATTGCAAGACCAACAAGCTGAAGTCCAAGAAGCTCAATTAATTAAAACTGAGTTAGAGCAAACAAAAACTCAATTAAAAACGGCAGAAAATTTATTAGATCAATCTCAATTTCAATTACATGAAACCGAAACGGTTTTAGAAAAATCTCAAGCTCAACTAACAGAAACCGAAACAGCTTTAGAAAAATCTCAAGCTCAACTAACAGAAACCGAAACGGTTTTAGAAAAATCTCAAGCTCAACTAACAGAAACCGAAACGGTTTTAGAAAAATCTCAAACCCAGTTACAACGAACCGAGTCTGTTTTACAACAATCTCATACTCAACTCAACCAAACTCGGACTGAATTAGAAACCGCTAAAACTCAACTGAGTCAAGCTCAATTTGATGTAATGCGGTATCAATCCCAATTACATCAAACTCAGGAAGAATTAGAATATTATGAACTAAACTGGCCTCAAGTTCAGGACGATTTAACACGGTATAAAACTCAACTTGGGGAATCGGAAGCTAAAATTTATGAAGCTGAAGCTTTATTGAGTCAATTAATGATGCAGTTACAACAAACCCAAAAGCGAGAAGAACGCTTTCAAATTCAACTGCATCAAACCGTAAAAGAACTAGAAGAAAAAACAACTCAACTGCACCAAGAACAAGCAGCTTTGCAACAAGCAACTAATCAAGTTAAACAACTAAAACGGGATTTAAAACGCTCAAATTCCCAACTGTATCAAGTGCAAGGAGAGTTAGATTTATACCATTCTCAATTAGAACAATCGGTATCTCAATTAGAAATAGTGCAAACGGAATTGACTCAAACTCAGTCACAATTCCAAGAAGTGCAACAGGAGTTAGAACAACAGAAGACTTATATTCAGGAACTTGAAACATCTGTTGAGCAGCTTGAACAAGCCCAAGCCCAACTCACCCAAACTCAGTCACAATTCCAAGAAGTGCAACAAGAGTTAGAACAACAGAAGACTTATATTCAGGAACTTGAAACATCTGTTGAACAGCTTGAACAAGCCCAAGCCCAACTCACCCAAACTCAGTCACAATTCCAAGAAGTGCAACAGGAGTTAGAACAACAGAAGACTTATATTCAGGAACTTGAAACATCTGTTGAACAGCTTGAACAAGCCCAAGCCCAACTCACCCAAACTCAATCACAATACCAGCAAACCAAACGAGACTTAAAACAAAAACAAGCTCAAATTCATCAACTACAAACTGAATTGAAGCGATCGCAAGCTCAACTGCACGAACTCCAAGTTGAATTAGCTCAATCCCAAGCTCAATTAGAACAAATGCAGGAACGGCAACGCTTAGAGCAAACAATGGCTGAAGATCCCAAACCAGAAAGCGAAATCAACTACAACCTATTAATTTGGGATGCTTGGAATGCTTACCGAAATGGTAAATTACCTTTAATGAAACAGCATCTTCAGCAAGCGTTGAAATTAACTAAAACCTCTCCAAGTGAAACAATTTTGACTTGGTTAGAAACCTTTTCTAAATTATCCTTAGCCCAAGGCTTTGAACTAGATTCCCATGGTTTAACCCATTCTGAGGAATGGCAACAGTTAATGCGCCAAATGATGGTCAAAAAACCAATGCCATTACCTTTAATTAAACCTTATCTATCCACTCCAGAACAGCCTGAATCTGAACCAATAGCTCTGAGTGGGGCAGAAAATCCTAACTTAAATTAA
- a CDS encoding lipopolysaccharide assembly protein LapB, which produces MNSVLINNDQTSATYFDQANRLKQLNQLQEAVTIYHQAINEKPNFSWYHHNLGETLAQLGEVEEAIASYQKACELNPNSAWSYYNLGELLEQQGRLPEATEAYRRAVELNPDFYEFQQSLGKLLCQQGHFSEAISSLQTTLELEPDATSCYHYLWEAFARQGRGGEGIAYLRKALEVSPNNWELYQQLGEALEALNQIEEAVESYQQVIKLNPKSSWTHYKLGLISRNQGKMQEAITDFRKATEIDPQFAIYYHFLGHTLSLTHQWEEAITSYHQALELAPDVAIIYQHLGDALATLQRWPQAVTAYHHSVELDPNSLEAQDHLGFALAQLQRWDEGIAAYRRALNISESDVVYQHLGEALQNRSPLQPLPQAAKADLEAAAQCYRRVIELNPNWLSTYQLLGDVLTQLGETEEAELCYHRAQKP; this is translated from the coding sequence ATGAACAGTGTATTGATCAATAATGACCAAACCTCTGCAACCTATTTTGACCAAGCTAACAGACTCAAGCAACTTAACCAACTTCAAGAAGCGGTTACTATATACCATCAAGCCATTAACGAAAAACCCAATTTTTCCTGGTATCACCACAATTTAGGGGAAACCCTGGCTCAACTGGGTGAGGTTGAGGAGGCGATCGCCAGTTACCAAAAAGCCTGCGAATTGAACCCTAACTCGGCTTGGTCTTACTATAACCTGGGAGAACTCCTAGAGCAACAGGGTAGACTCCCTGAAGCAACGGAAGCCTATCGTCGCGCGGTGGAACTGAATCCTGATTTTTATGAGTTTCAGCAAAGTTTAGGGAAACTGCTTTGTCAACAAGGACATTTTTCAGAAGCCATCAGTTCCCTACAAACCACACTTGAATTGGAACCGGATGCAACCTCCTGTTATCACTATTTGTGGGAAGCCTTTGCTAGACAAGGACGAGGAGGCGAAGGCATTGCTTATTTGCGGAAAGCCCTTGAAGTCAGTCCCAACAACTGGGAACTTTATCAACAGTTGGGAGAAGCGTTAGAAGCTCTAAACCAAATTGAGGAAGCCGTTGAGTCTTATCAACAGGTGATTAAACTGAACCCCAAATCATCCTGGACTCATTATAAGTTAGGCTTGATTAGCAGAAATCAAGGCAAAATGCAAGAGGCGATTACCGATTTCCGTAAAGCCACAGAAATTGACCCTCAATTCGCCATTTATTATCATTTTCTCGGACATACCTTATCCCTAACCCACCAATGGGAAGAGGCAATTACCTCCTATCATCAAGCATTGGAACTGGCTCCTGATGTGGCGATTATTTACCAACATTTGGGGGATGCTTTAGCGACCTTACAACGGTGGCCACAGGCGGTTACTGCCTATCACCATTCCGTTGAACTTGATCCAAATTCCTTGGAAGCTCAAGATCATTTAGGGTTTGCCTTGGCTCAACTGCAACGTTGGGATGAAGGGATTGCTGCTTACCGTCGCGCCTTAAATATCAGCGAATCTGATGTTGTTTACCAACATTTGGGGGAAGCGTTGCAAAATCGCTCTCCCTTACAACCTCTTCCCCAAGCTGCCAAAGCGGACTTAGAAGCAGCAGCCCAATGTTACCGCCGAGTCATCGAATTAAATCCGAACTGGCTATCTACCTACCAGCTATTGGGGGATGTTTTAACTCAACTGGGGGAAACAGAAGAAGCCGAACTTTGTTACCATCGCGCCCAGAAGCCGTAA
- a CDS encoding glycosyltransferase family 92 protein → MRFITKVNFNKNIEEADRFCKFDFDLVPEIIEEHLKLSGWVIGIESPAVGVELIQDGQLVGEAPLTIHRPRAAKIYATFPGAEQSGFIIDTTLEKINVESGHILIQAVLENFQRIPLSSLNLSQISVPSPPKKTFFIHVPKTAGSSFNKFLHTYLHGDSHCEAYLEVNQLWAFQNLDVLKSWDFISGHLNIQYFNRNFKKDNYLLVTLLRNPLDQLISHVNWLASVHQCDHNSRFYQSHPDYIKKMGYNLYEKDLKDHRDIVDFLLKYKLFKNSQSSFFQSDSNLDADQIIENLLDFDLVGLTEDYSQFLKNYITLIGLEPIVEPVIEQINVNSEPALNKKELLNNSNFVEFINDYNAVDIKVYNYFYELNKNRVDSFRSDDLSTDHKKNQKIELVLDKIKKSVSEPNHDLEESGQELTITKAELQNTREELERLQSQFDEVLSELEQAHWELHQTEQAQSGKAVSTLKGEPDLEAIKDTQILEHQELRTDKILLCAIAKNEAAYLVEWVAYHKFIIGFDQVLIYNNDSKDDSKLLLEQLDKLGICQYKYWPRSKGEIPQLTAYNDAIQTQSQSYKWVCFLDLDEFLVLKNFNSIHECIQSFENQADSIQINWLMFGSSGHSTYSPEPVIQRFTKCADKDNPNSITDNKHMKSISKIDSIESIDIHIPRLKPNSRYFHIDGTELHFGANPTSEHIKGQGYINHHPAQINHYQSKSLEEYKCRKLKGRATVDETSAQIYLKPGDFDRLNSYCNQIDNLDILATLSPLNHKIDSIYQALGSKEAYQNKFKKFIQSEAARYNSLGKSPTPINKSTMPKISKVPLWAPEAVGKISEFLMGRPGAKILEFGSGGSTIWLSSYDVELISIEHDQSWFYALQSKLEEQTISNVRLVFREKPYFRIADEFPDHHFDLILVDGRDRNDCIQASLKKVKNGGLLVLDDAQRTRYRMGRNLLEAFPSARYYHPQRYTQIWSIRHDLNCRSLAVDNPFEDKIERVVSEQSVSSDWERIFEQNPIRLYAGSLSKQAKEDGWIGLALDKSDQWHIKHDLTQPFPIGDGVVDCFQAEDVIEHIEPADLLSVTFPEIYRVMKPGGFIRISLPDYRCDYLIDRCWKNEQGDVYYDPLGGGKWDAKLKRVTPGGHIWFPTYERLRSLIELSPLRHCKADWLHYYDVTGQPVIHDIDYSKGYIMRTPDHDRRVQNPRRPLSIVVDLYKD, encoded by the coding sequence ATGAGATTTATCACAAAAGTTAATTTTAATAAAAATATAGAAGAAGCTGATCGGTTTTGTAAATTTGATTTTGATCTTGTTCCAGAAATAATAGAGGAACATCTGAAGTTATCCGGTTGGGTAATTGGAATAGAATCCCCAGCCGTTGGTGTTGAATTAATTCAAGATGGTCAGTTAGTAGGGGAAGCTCCTTTAACAATTCATCGTCCTCGTGCTGCTAAAATCTATGCAACTTTTCCGGGTGCTGAACAAAGTGGTTTTATAATTGATACGACGCTAGAGAAAATTAATGTAGAATCGGGACATATTTTGATCCAAGCTGTTTTGGAAAATTTTCAAAGAATTCCATTGTCTAGCCTGAATTTATCGCAAATTTCTGTGCCTAGTCCCCCAAAGAAAACGTTTTTTATTCATGTTCCTAAAACGGCGGGAAGTTCATTTAATAAGTTTTTACATACCTATCTACATGGAGATAGTCACTGTGAAGCTTATTTAGAAGTGAATCAACTCTGGGCATTCCAAAATTTAGATGTCCTAAAAAGCTGGGACTTTATTTCGGGACATTTGAATATTCAATATTTTAATAGAAACTTTAAAAAAGACAACTATTTACTGGTTACTTTACTCAGAAACCCTCTTGATCAACTTATCTCTCATGTAAATTGGCTGGCTTCTGTTCACCAGTGTGATCACAACTCAAGATTTTATCAATCTCATCCAGATTATATCAAAAAAATGGGATATAATCTCTATGAAAAAGACTTAAAAGATCATCGGGATATTGTTGATTTTTTGCTGAAATATAAATTATTTAAAAATAGTCAATCGTCTTTTTTCCAGTCCGATTCTAACTTAGATGCTGATCAAATAATTGAAAACTTACTTGACTTTGATTTGGTAGGATTAACAGAGGATTATAGCCAATTTCTTAAAAACTATATCACCCTGATTGGTTTAGAACCTATTGTCGAACCTGTAATTGAGCAGATCAATGTAAATTCAGAACCCGCTTTAAATAAGAAGGAACTACTAAATAATAGCAATTTTGTTGAATTTATCAATGATTATAACGCTGTTGATATCAAAGTTTACAATTATTTTTATGAATTAAATAAAAACCGAGTAGACAGTTTTCGCTCTGATGATTTGTCAACAGACCACAAGAAAAATCAAAAGATAGAGTTGGTTTTAGACAAGATAAAAAAATCTGTCAGTGAACCCAATCATGATTTAGAAGAAAGTGGCCAAGAGTTAACCATAACTAAAGCAGAACTTCAAAATACACGAGAGGAGTTAGAACGTTTACAATCTCAGTTCGATGAAGTTTTATCGGAATTAGAACAAGCACATTGGGAACTTCATCAAACTGAACAAGCCCAGTCTGGAAAAGCTGTTTCAACTTTAAAAGGAGAACCTGATCTAGAAGCCATTAAAGACACACAAATACTTGAGCATCAAGAGTTAAGAACTGATAAAATTCTACTGTGTGCGATTGCGAAAAATGAAGCTGCTTATTTAGTAGAATGGGTTGCTTATCATAAATTTATTATCGGTTTTGATCAGGTTTTAATTTATAATAATGATAGTAAAGATGACAGCAAGTTACTCCTTGAGCAATTAGACAAACTTGGAATTTGTCAATATAAATATTGGCCCAGATCCAAAGGCGAAATTCCCCAGCTAACTGCATATAACGATGCGATTCAAACTCAGAGTCAATCCTATAAATGGGTTTGTTTCTTGGATTTAGATGAGTTTTTGGTGCTGAAAAATTTTAATTCGATTCACGAGTGTATCCAATCTTTTGAAAACCAAGCTGATAGTATCCAGATCAACTGGTTAATGTTTGGGTCTTCAGGACACTCTACTTACAGCCCTGAACCTGTTATTCAAAGATTTACAAAATGTGCTGATAAAGATAACCCTAATTCCATAACCGACAATAAGCACATGAAATCTATATCGAAAATAGATTCTATAGAATCTATAGACATTCATATTCCGCGACTAAAACCTAATTCCAGATATTTTCACATTGATGGAACAGAACTGCATTTCGGTGCTAATCCAACTTCAGAGCATATTAAGGGTCAAGGGTATATTAATCATCACCCAGCCCAAATCAACCATTATCAATCAAAATCTTTAGAAGAATACAAATGTAGAAAACTCAAAGGCAGAGCTACCGTTGATGAAACTTCTGCTCAAATTTATCTTAAACCCGGGGATTTTGATCGTCTTAATTCCTATTGTAATCAAATCGACAATCTTGATATTCTTGCTACGCTTTCACCGTTAAATCATAAAATTGATTCTATCTATCAAGCTTTAGGGAGCAAGGAAGCATACCAAAATAAATTTAAAAAATTCATCCAGTCAGAAGCAGCTAGATATAATAGTCTTGGTAAAAGTCCTACTCCTATCAACAAATCAACAATGCCAAAAATCTCTAAGGTTCCTCTATGGGCACCAGAAGCGGTGGGTAAAATTTCCGAGTTTTTAATGGGAAGGCCAGGGGCTAAAATTTTAGAATTTGGTTCCGGTGGTTCAACAATTTGGCTGTCGAGTTATGATGTTGAGCTAATTAGTATTGAGCATGATCAAAGCTGGTTTTACGCCTTACAATCAAAGCTGGAAGAACAGACCATTTCAAACGTTCGTCTCGTCTTCAGAGAAAAGCCCTATTTCAGGATTGCGGATGAATTTCCCGATCATCATTTCGATCTGATTTTAGTGGATGGCAGAGATAGAAATGACTGTATTCAAGCCTCCCTTAAAAAAGTTAAAAATGGAGGGTTGCTGGTACTAGATGATGCCCAACGGACTCGATATCGAATGGGAAGAAATCTACTAGAAGCTTTTCCTTCGGCTAGATACTATCATCCCCAGCGCTATACACAAATTTGGTCGATCAGGCATGATTTGAATTGTCGAAGTTTGGCTGTAGACAATCCCTTTGAAGACAAAATAGAAAGAGTTGTTTCTGAGCAATCAGTTAGTTCGGACTGGGAACGGATCTTCGAGCAAAATCCTATCCGCCTTTATGCAGGTTCTTTGTCGAAACAGGCGAAGGAAGATGGATGGATCGGATTAGCTCTCGATAAATCTGATCAATGGCATATTAAACATGATTTAACTCAACCTTTTCCGATTGGTGATGGAGTCGTTGATTGTTTTCAAGCTGAGGATGTAATCGAACATATAGAGCCAGCAGATTTACTATCTGTGACATTTCCTGAGATTTATCGGGTGATGAAGCCAGGGGGTTTTATTAGAATATCACTACCCGACTATCGCTGCGATTATCTAATTGATCGTTGTTGGAAAAATGAACAAGGAGATGTTTATTATGATCCTCTAGGAGGGGGGAAATGGGATGCTAAACTGAAGCGAGTAACTCCAGGGGGTCATATTTGGTTTCCTACTTATGAAAGGTTGCGATCTCTCATTGAGTTATCACCTTTACGACATTGTAAGGCTGATTGGTTGCATTACTACGACGTGACTGGTCAGCCTGTGATACATGACATTGACTATTCCAAAGGATATATCATGCGAACTCCTGATCATGATCGTCGTGTCCAAAATCCGCGTCGTCCCTTGTCTATCGTTGTAGATTTGTATAAAGACTAA
- a CDS encoding methyltransferase domain-containing protein, translated as MIVEDDKIILVVDESWSNDYSLTIRGWLISKKGALDKVEIFLGGNSIPITSWHPRPDVGAVYPQYQTQNCGFVVHLPRIAKHQVTLNTHGQGETYQKTLVFDGSLPQPPINYIDAGGLFNDFINLVNQNDFNVLEIGSRIVSPGSTSKRSLFSNFKSYTGFDYYPDSNTDVVGDAHQLSQYFSNQRFDAIFSLSVLEHLAMPWLVAKEISKILEVGGIAYHSSHFAWPIHEKPWDFWRFSDEGLKVLFSPALGFEIIKSGLFAPLRLHLDQVHPPQELLAAHAGFGGVAILVKKVREVNYDRFRWDLTLDDVLDTDSHYPKPQI; from the coding sequence ATGATCGTAGAAGATGACAAAATAATTTTAGTAGTCGATGAATCTTGGTCAAATGACTACTCCCTAACAATTAGAGGCTGGCTGATTTCTAAAAAAGGGGCATTAGACAAAGTAGAAATTTTTCTCGGAGGTAATAGTATCCCAATTACTTCATGGCATCCTCGTCCTGATGTCGGTGCTGTTTATCCCCAGTATCAAACTCAGAATTGTGGTTTTGTTGTTCATCTCCCTCGCATTGCTAAACATCAAGTCACACTTAATACTCACGGTCAAGGTGAAACTTATCAAAAAACACTGGTTTTTGATGGGTCATTACCACAGCCTCCTATAAACTATATTGATGCTGGCGGTTTATTTAATGATTTTATCAATTTAGTTAACCAAAATGATTTTAATGTTTTAGAAATTGGTTCGCGCATTGTTTCCCCCGGAAGTACCAGCAAGCGATCTTTATTTTCCAATTTCAAATCTTACACAGGATTTGACTATTATCCAGACTCCAATACTGATGTTGTTGGGGATGCTCATCAACTCTCTCAATACTTTAGTAATCAACGATTTGATGCAATTTTTTCGTTATCTGTTTTAGAACATTTAGCCATGCCTTGGCTCGTTGCTAAAGAAATTAGTAAAATTCTTGAAGTCGGTGGCATTGCTTACCATAGTAGTCATTTCGCTTGGCCTATCCATGAAAAACCTTGGGACTTTTGGCGTTTTTCTGATGAAGGTTTGAAGGTATTATTTTCTCCAGCTTTAGGATTTGAGATTATCAAGTCTGGTCTTTTTGCACCTTTACGCCTTCATTTAGATCAAGTACATCCACCGCAAGAATTACTAGCAGCACACGCTGGATTTGGGGGAGTTGCTATTTTAGTCAAAAAAGTTAGAGAAGTAAACTATGATCGATTTAGATGGGATTTAACTTTGGATGATGTTTTGGATACAGATAGTCACTATCCAAAGCCTCAAATATAA
- a CDS encoding bifunctional 2-polyprenyl-6-hydroxyphenol methylase/3-demethylubiquinol 3-O-methyltransferase UbiG, which yields MIDVLYQVRQDIASQYIAGEGIEVGALNAPLEVPEGAKVHYVDRMSATDLRQQYPELSALGVLDAEIIDDGEKLLSLQNNTYDFVIANHMIEHCQNPIGAIQNFLRVLKVGGILYMGVPNKHYTFDRDRPLTSLEHLVQDYQKGPEWSKQDHYQEYVRLVDKMPEGQIADRMKLLLDMDYSIHFHVWQPDTFLELLSYCQEKLNFGFTVEEFQENHIEFICILKKTSKL from the coding sequence ATGATTGACGTATTATATCAAGTTCGCCAAGATATTGCATCTCAATATATTGCTGGGGAAGGGATTGAAGTGGGTGCGCTTAACGCTCCACTAGAGGTACCTGAAGGCGCAAAAGTTCACTATGTTGATCGGATGTCTGCAACTGACCTCAGACAACAATATCCAGAATTATCAGCCTTGGGTGTGCTTGATGCTGAAATTATAGATGATGGGGAAAAACTATTATCACTTCAGAATAACACTTATGATTTTGTAATTGCTAACCACATGATTGAGCATTGCCAAAACCCAATTGGTGCAATTCAAAATTTTTTAAGAGTTCTAAAGGTTGGAGGAATTTTATATATGGGAGTTCCCAATAAACACTACACTTTTGACCGGGATCGTCCTTTGACTTCTCTTGAGCATTTAGTTCAAGATTATCAAAAAGGGCCAGAATGGTCTAAACAGGATCATTATCAAGAATATGTTCGTCTCGTTGATAAAATGCCAGAAGGACAGATAGCTGATCGGATGAAATTACTGTTAGATATGGATTATAGTATTCATTTTCATGTCTGGCAACCTGATACTTTCCTGGAATTGCTGTCTTATTGTCAAGAAAAATTAAACTTTGGATTTACAGTAGAAGAGTTTCAAGAAAATCATATTGAGTTTATTTGTATTCTTAAGAAAACCTCTAAATTATAA